TGGAAGCTCCCGCCCAGCACCTGGGCCAGGGTGGCGATGGTCCGGGTCTTGGCCAGCCCGGGCACTCCCTCCAACAGCAAATGCCCCCCGGACAACACCGCCACCAGGACCCGCTCCAGCATGCCCTCCTGACCGACAATCACCCGCTTGATCTCAAACAACGCCGCCTCGAGGGCGGCCGAGGGGTTGGCCGGGTCGGCGACGCTGAGGCGGCGCTGGTCGTTCTCGGTCATCTGGTCTCCTTGCGGCACGGGCGGATCAGGGGAGCCGGGCGCCACGGCGCGCCCGCAGGGCGCCGGCGGCGGCCAGCAGGAGGAGGCCGGCGGCGGTGAAGGCCACCGTCACCTCCCGCTCCTCGAGGCGGAAGCCGATGCGCGACCCCAGGCTGTCGTAGACGGCGGTGAGGTTGTCGCTGGTCGGCGCCTCGAAGAAGCGGCCGTTGGTGGTCTCGGCGATCCGGGCCAGGCTGTCCGGGTCGGGCGGAACCGGCTGGATGCGGGTGCCGCCGAAGGCGTTCGGCTGGCGCAGCACCCCGTTGGCGGTGCCGAGGGCGATCGTGTAGACGGGGACCCGCAGCTGGCGGGCCCGTTCGGCCTGGATGAACGGGTCACCGCCGGCCGAGTTGGCGCCGTCCGAGAGCAGCAGGGTCACCGCCGGCGGCACGGCCGCCGGCGGCTCGGCGCCCTGGCCGGGGGTGGTCGGGGAGGGGATGGCCGGCCCGTTGGGGTCGAGGGTGGTGGTCGGGCCGGCGCCGCCGCCGGTCGCCTCCTGGCGGGCCGCCTCGATCACGTCGAGGGCCCGGCCCAGGCCGTCGCCCATGGCCGTCCCGCCGTTGGCGTTCAGGGTGGCCAGCGCCTGGCGGACCGCCTCGCGGTCGGTGGTGGGCGGCACCAGGGTCTCGGCCTCGCTGGAGAAGGTGACCAGCCCCACCTGGAAGCGCTCGGGGAGGCGGTCGAGGAACCGGGTGGCCGCCCGCTGCGCGGCCTCGATACGGGTCGGGTCGACATCGTCGGCGTTCATCGACCCGGACACGTCGATCACGAGCATGACGGTGGCCTCGTCGCGGGGCACGGGCACCCGGGCCATCGGCCGGGCCGCGCCCAGCAGCAGCGCGGTGAGGGCGAGCACGATCAGGGCAGCGGGGATCCACCGGCCCCGCCGCTCCCGCTCGACCACCCCGGCGAGCACGTCCAGGGCCGGGTAGCGGATCGCGTAGCGGATCCGCCGCCGCCGCGCCATGACGAGGGCGAGGACGGTGAGGGGGATCAACGGCAGCGCCAGGAGTGCCAAGGGGCTGGCAAACGTCATTCGACAACTCCAGGCTCGCGGTGTCCCTCCCCTAGGCTGCCACGATCCTCGAAACCACGTAAGTGTGCCGTCAAAGACGAGCCGGCGCGGTACCCTTGAGCCCGGGTCGTCCGGTGGGGCGGGGCGAGCGGGGGATTTGCCCTTCAGCCGGGGAGCGTTGCGCTCATCCGGGTTCGGACTCCTGACTATGGCCTCGCCCCACCGGGCCCCCCGGCGGCTTCTTCTACATCGCCGAGGCCCACCCGTTCGCCTCGGTCTTCGACGACGACGACACGGCCACGAGGGGTCCTACGCCGACCCGGGCGCCCCCGTGAGCGAGCCGTTCGAGTACGCCTGGCAGCACAGCATGGGTCTGGCGGCTGCCCGAGGCGTATGACCAGCGGCTCCCGGTGCGGTACTCGCTCAAGGCCACCAAGGGCTAGCCTGGGAGCATGAGCCAGTACGGGACGGCGCCGCCGGCGGGGTCGCTGCTCGCCCAGCAGGTGCTGGTGGTCAGGCAGAAGCTCAAGCTGGTCGAGCTGCGCAACGAGTACGCCGTGCTCGACCCGGGCGGCCGCCAGATCGGCGCCGTGTTCCAGGCCACCCAGTCGCCGCTGGCCTTCCTGGCCCGGCTGTTCACCAGCTGGGACGTCACCCTGCCGATCACCCTGCACATCCTCGGCCCGGGCGCCCAGCTCGAGCTGGTGGTGCACAAGCCGTGGTTCACCTGGCGCTGCCAGGTGCTGCGGCCCGACGGCATGCCGCTGGGCGAGATCGCCAAGCAGATCCGCCTCGGCAGGGCGCGCTTCACCCTGCTCGACCCGCGCGGCGCCCAGCTCGGCGAGGTCCGGGCCCACAACTGGCGGGCCAAGGACTTCTCCGTCTTCGACGGCGCCGGCCAGGCGATCGCCCGCGTGACCAAGCGCTGGGCCGGCCTGCGCGAGCTGTTCACCGACGCCGACACCTACGTCGTCGAGGTCAGCCCGTCCGCCGTCGACCCCCTGCGCAGCCTGGCCGTGGCCACCTGCCTGGTCATCGACGTGGTCATGAAGCAGAAGGACTACGCCGACTAGCCGACCGGCGAACCTGCCGGTCGGAATCTACCGATCGTCGGCCGGAGGCCGACTCCGAGCCGTTGTCGCCCGGACCCTCCTGGCCGCCGCCACCATGTTGCGCAGGGAGGCCAGCACCTCCGGGTAGTCGCGGGTCTTGAGGCCGCAGTCGGGGTTGACCCAGAGCCGGGCCGGGCCGACCGCCTCCAGCGCCTCCTCGAGCAGGCTGGCCATCTCGTCGGGAGGCGGCACCCGGGGCGAGTGGATGTCGTAGACCCCGAGGCCGATCTCGCGCCCGTAGCCGGCCTGCTCCAGGTCCCGGACCAGCTCCATGCGCGAACGGGCGGCCTCGATCGAGGTCACGTCCGCGTCCAGCCCGTCGATCGCGGGCAGGATCTCGCCGAACTCCGAGTAGCACATGTGGGTGTGGATCTGGGTCTCGTCGCGGACCCCGGCGGTGGCCAGCCGGAACGCCTCCACCGCCCAGCTCAGGTAGGCGTCGCGGCGGTCGCGGCGCAGGGGCAGGGCCTCGCGCAGGGCCGGCTCGTCGACCTGGATGACCCCGATCCCGGCCGCCTCCAGGTCGGCCAGCTCGTCGCGGATGGCCAGGGCGAGCTGGCGGGCGGTCGCCTCCCGTGGCTGGTCGTCGCGCTCGAACGACCACTTCAGCATCGTCACCGGCCCGGTCAGCATGCCCTTGACCGGCCGCTCGGTCAGGGACTGGGCGTAGGTGAGCCACTCGACGGTCATCGGGGCCGGGCGGGACACGTCGCCGAAGATGATCGGCGGGCGGACGTAGCGGGTGCCGTAGGACTGGACCCAGCCGAGCTCGGTCACGGCCACCCCGTCGAGCTGCTCCCCGAAGTACTGGACCATGTCGTTGCGCTCGGGCTCCCCGTGGACGAGCACGTCCAGCTCCAGCTCGTCCTGGATGCGGACGACCTCGTCGATCTCGGCCCGCATGCGGGCCTGGTAGCCGGCCTCGTCCAGCTCGCCCCTGCGGCGGGCCGCCCGGGCCTTGCGGACCTCGCCGGTCTGGGGGAACGAGCCGATGGTGGTCGTCGGCAGGGGCGGCAGGCCGAGCCGGGCCCGCTGGGCCTTCTCGCGGACGTCGTACGGGCTGGCCCGGTGCAGGTCGGGCTCGCCGATCGCGTCCAGCCGGCGGCGGACGGCCGGGTCGGTGGTCCGGCCCGAGCGCCGCCGGGCGGCCAGGGTCCGGCGGTTCGCCTCCAGCTCCTCGGCGATGGCCCCGGTGCCCTCGGCCAGCCCGCGGGCCAGGGTGACCACCTCGGCGACCTTCTGGCGGGCGAAGGCCAGCCATGGCCGGACCTCCGGGTCGAGCGCCTGCTCGGCCTCCAGGTCGATGGGGACGTGCTGGAGCGAGCAGGAGGTGGAGACGACCACCTCGCCGGCCAGGCCGAGCAGGGTGGCCAGGACGGAGAGCGACCGCTCCAGGTCGTTCACCCAGACGTTGCGGCCGTCGACCACCCCGGCGACCAGGGTCCGGTCGCCGATGCCGCCGGCCCCGGCCAGCAGGTCGAGGTTGCGGACCCCGTCCCGGGTCAGGTCGAGGCCGATGCCGTCGACCGGGGCGCCGGCGAGCACCCCGAGGGCGTCGCCCAGGTGGTCGAAGTAGCTGGAGACCAGCAGCCGGGGCCGGGCGCTCGACCCGCCGAGGCGGTCGTAGGCGTGGCCGAGGGCGTCGAGCTCGGCGGCCGAGCGGTCCTGGACGAAGGCCGGCTCGTCCAGCTGCACCCACTCGGCCCCGGCGGCCTCCAGCTCCTCCAGCAGCTCGGCGTACACCTCCAGCAGCGGATCGAGCAGGCTGAGGCGGTCGAACCCGGCCGGGACGCCGGCGGCGGCCTTGCCCAGCAGCAGGAAGGTGACGGGGCCGAGCAGGACCGGGCGGGTGGCGATGCCCAGCTCGCGCGCCTCGGCCAGCTCGGCCAGGGGCTTGGGCGCGGCCGCCAGCCGGAACTCGGCGTCCGGCCCCAGCTCCGGGACCAGGTAGTGGTAGTTGGTGTCGAACCACTTGGTCATCTCCATGGCGGTGACGTCGTCCCGCCCCCTGGCCATGGCGAAGTAGGCGTCAAGGCCCTCGGCCCGGCGGTGGCGTCCGGGAACGGCGCCGACCAGGACGCAGGTGTCGAGCACCTGGTCGTACAGCGAGAAGTGGTTCGAGGGGACCTGCCCGAGGCCGGCGTCGCGCAGGAACGTCCAGGTCTGCCGGCGCAGGTCCCTGGCGGTCGCCTCCAGCTCCTCGGCCGGCACCCGGCCGGCCCAGAAGCCCTCGGTGGCACCCTTCAGCTCCCGGCGGTCACCGATCCGCGGGAACCCGTGAACGGTCGAACTTGTCATGAGC
The sequence above is a segment of the Actinomycetota bacterium genome. Coding sequences within it:
- a CDS encoding ATPase, with amino-acid sequence MTENDQRRLSVADPANPSAALEAALFEIKRVIVGQEGMLERVLVAVLSGGHLLLEGVPGLAKTRTIATLAQVLGGSF
- a CDS encoding VWA domain-containing protein; this encodes MTFASPLALLALPLIPLTVLALVMARRRRIRYAIRYPALDVLAGVVERERRGRWIPAALIVLALTALLLGAARPMARVPVPRDEATVMLVIDVSGSMNADDVDPTRIEAAQRAATRFLDRLPERFQVGLVTFSSEAETLVPPTTDREAVRQALATLNANGGTAMGDGLGRALDVIEAARQEATGGGAGPTTTLDPNGPAIPSPTTPGQGAEPPAAVPPAVTLLLSDGANSAGGDPFIQAERARQLRVPVYTIALGTANGVLRQPNAFGGTRIQPVPPDPDSLARIAETTNGRFFEAPTSDNLTAVYDSLGSRIGFRLEEREVTVAFTAAGLLLLAAAGALRARRGARLP
- the metE gene encoding 5-methyltetrahydropteroyltriglutamate--homocysteine S-methyltransferase, coding for MTSSTVHGFPRIGDRRELKGATEGFWAGRVPAEELEATARDLRRQTWTFLRDAGLGQVPSNHFSLYDQVLDTCVLVGAVPGRHRRAEGLDAYFAMARGRDDVTAMEMTKWFDTNYHYLVPELGPDAEFRLAAAPKPLAELAEARELGIATRPVLLGPVTFLLLGKAAAGVPAGFDRLSLLDPLLEVYAELLEELEAAGAEWVQLDEPAFVQDRSAAELDALGHAYDRLGGSSARPRLLVSSYFDHLGDALGVLAGAPVDGIGLDLTRDGVRNLDLLAGAGGIGDRTLVAGVVDGRNVWVNDLERSLSVLATLLGLAGEVVVSTSCSLQHVPIDLEAEQALDPEVRPWLAFARQKVAEVVTLARGLAEGTGAIAEELEANRRTLAARRRSGRTTDPAVRRRLDAIGEPDLHRASPYDVREKAQRARLGLPPLPTTTIGSFPQTGEVRKARAARRRGELDEAGYQARMRAEIDEVVRIQDELELDVLVHGEPERNDMVQYFGEQLDGVAVTELGWVQSYGTRYVRPPIIFGDVSRPAPMTVEWLTYAQSLTERPVKGMLTGPVTMLKWSFERDDQPREATARQLALAIRDELADLEAAGIGVIQVDEPALREALPLRRDRRDAYLSWAVEAFRLATAGVRDETQIHTHMCYSEFGEILPAIDGLDADVTSIEAARSRMELVRDLEQAGYGREIGLGVYDIHSPRVPPPDEMASLLEEALEAVGPARLWVNPDCGLKTRDYPEVLASLRNMVAAARRVRATTARSRPPADDR
- a CDS encoding phospholipid scramblase-related protein, which produces MSQYGTAPPAGSLLAQQVLVVRQKLKLVELRNEYAVLDPGGRQIGAVFQATQSPLAFLARLFTSWDVTLPITLHILGPGAQLELVVHKPWFTWRCQVLRPDGMPLGEIAKQIRLGRARFTLLDPRGAQLGEVRAHNWRAKDFSVFDGAGQAIARVTKRWAGLRELFTDADTYVVEVSPSAVDPLRSLAVATCLVIDVVMKQKDYAD